ACGAGGTGGAAGTCGTCGGCGATCTGGATGTCGGAGTTCTGCAACCGGTCGGACAGCGAGTGCAACGTGGCGGTGTCGACGATGTGCCCGCCCTTGATAGCCACCAGTTCGTCCCGGGCGATCGGCTCCACCGCCGTCAGGCCACGCCCGTCGATTCCGCTCGCCTTGCCCTTCACAGTCTTCGGCGACAGATAGGAGGAGACGGGCATTCTGGCTCCCAGGATCGATCCGGCCGGTCCGGTACGAAGCTATCGAAACATGGCGCGCACCACGCGGTCTGCGTCCGGATCGGGTGACCGGGCAGGATGAGGCGATGGACCGCCAGCAGCTACGTGACCTACAGGCACCGCTCAAGGAGCGCTACCGGGCAGAGCCTGCGGCGGCGGCCGTCACGCTGACCGCGGACGGGTCCCTCGGCGAGGGGATCACCTGCTCGGTGGAGACCGGCCGGGCGCTCGCCGCCGCGGGACTGCATCCGGCGACCGGAGGGGACGGCACCGCGCTCTGTTCGGGCGACATGCTGCTCGAGGCGCTCGCGGCGTGCGCGGGGGTCACCCTGCGCTCGGTCGCCACCTCGATGGAGCTCGAGGTCGCGGGAGGAGTGCACGTGGAGGGCGATCTGGACTTTCGCGGCACCCTCGGAGTCGACAAGGGGGCTCCGGTCGGTTTCCAGCGGATCCGGGTGCGTTTCGACCTGGTCTCCGACGCCGCCCAGGAGCAGCTGGACCGGCTCATCGAGCTGACGATGCGCTACTGCGTGGTCTTCCAGACGCTCGCCCGTACGCCCGACCTCTCGGTCGCTCTCCACCGCGACTAGCCCGACGGATCGGCACCTCGGTCCAAGAAAGATCCCGCGCGGCGCATCACCCATGCCCCGGGTGGGTACCACCTACCGCGATGAGAGACGACTTCGACGCGGTGATCGCTTCGGCGCTGGATGTCGATGACACCTGCGCGTCATATGTGTTTGTCAACCGGCGCGACGGTACCGACTTCGACATCGCCGTACGCGCGGGCACTCTCGCTCGGCTGCTGTCCGAAGGCACGGACTGGGACGAGGCCGCCGACGCCACCGGATACACGCTGCAGACCCGTCCCCGAGTCGGTGACACAGCCCTCGGTATCGAGACGCCCGATGGCCGGGTCCGGCCGCTCGACCTGTTCACCTTCGCCGCCGACCCGCTCGGCTCGCTGTTCCGGATGTTCGTCGCGGACGGCTATCCGTAGGAGGCACCCGGACCTCGGTAGGGTGCCGACGTGTCCACCGACAGCAGGCCGCTGAGCTCGAACGTCCCCGGAGCGGCGTACCCGCGGCTGGACGGCGACGGACGGCTGACCTTCCGGGTCGCGGCGCCGGCTGCCGACGCCGTGCGGATACCGGCCTTCGGCGACAGCCTGGGCAATGAGCCGATCGAGCTCCGCAGGGACGCCGACGGCTACTGGACCGGGGTGATCCGGGACCCGGCTCCGGGGTTCCACTACTACCGGCTCGAGATCGCCGGAGCCGCCGTCAACGACCCGTCCTCCCAGGCCTTCAGCGGATACGGCGGCGCAGTGAGCGGGCTCGAGATCCCC
The window above is part of the Mycobacteriales bacterium genome. Proteins encoded here:
- a CDS encoding OsmC family protein produces the protein MDRQQLRDLQAPLKERYRAEPAAAAVTLTADGSLGEGITCSVETGRALAAAGLHPATGGDGTALCSGDMLLEALAACAGVTLRSVATSMELEVAGGVHVEGDLDFRGTLGVDKGAPVGFQRIRVRFDLVSDAAQEQLDRLIELTMRYCVVFQTLARTPDLSVALHRD